Proteins from one Rhizobium sp. CB3090 genomic window:
- a CDS encoding DUF2231 domain-containing protein: MAQDMITHNPHSTASIAGHPVHAMLIPFPIAFFVATFVCDLVFWRTGNTAWFTATLWLLGAGLVMAALAALAGLTDVLGEAQIRNLRDVWLHAGGNVLAVVIELYNWYSRYTNAEAAVVPVGLVLSLIVVLILLFTGWKGWGMVYRHHVGVADEPDQVR, encoded by the coding sequence ATGGCCCAGGATATGATCACCCACAATCCTCACAGCACGGCAAGCATTGCCGGTCATCCTGTCCATGCAATGCTGATACCGTTCCCGATCGCGTTCTTCGTCGCGACCTTCGTCTGCGACCTCGTCTTCTGGCGAACCGGCAACACAGCCTGGTTTACCGCCACGCTCTGGCTGCTCGGGGCCGGCCTGGTGATGGCCGCGTTGGCTGCTCTTGCCGGCCTCACCGACGTTCTGGGTGAGGCCCAGATCCGCAACCTCCGGGATGTATGGCTTCACGCAGGCGGCAACGTCCTCGCCGTCGTGATCGAGCTTTACAACTGGTACTCGCGATATACCAACGCAGAGGCAGCGGTGGTGCCGGTTGGCCTCGTCCTGTCGCTGATCGTTGTCCTGATCCTTCTGTTCACCGGCTGGAAAGGCTGGGGGATGGTCTACCGACATCATGTCGGCGTCGCCGATGAGCCGGACCAGGTACGCTGA
- a CDS encoding malate--CoA ligase subunit beta, with protein sequence MDIHEYQAKELLSRYQIHIPRGGLAYSPEQAAYRAREIGGDRWIVKAQIHSGARGKAGGVKLCSSDHEIVDAADSMLGRTLVTHQTGPQGKLVSRLYVEEAMDIEREIYLGFVLDRKSERIMIVASSSGGMEIEEIAEAEPDSIIRATVDPGVGMQDFQAREIAFGLGIDNALIGRATQTLLGCYRAFVDYDASMLEINPLVVTRRGELVALDAKMSFDENALFRRPHISEMRDKSQEDQRETYASDRGLSYVGLDGNIGCIINGAGLAMATMDMIKIAGGEPANFLDIGGGASPERVAKSFRAVLRDKQVETILVNIFAGINRCDWVAEGVIKALREVGVPVPLVVRLSGTNEEEGRRILAESGENIIIAETLAEAADKAVSAWRSYTANKAA encoded by the coding sequence ATGGACATTCATGAATACCAAGCCAAGGAACTTCTCTCCCGCTATCAGATCCACATCCCGCGCGGCGGCCTCGCCTACAGCCCCGAGCAGGCGGCCTATCGCGCCCGCGAGATCGGCGGTGATCGGTGGATCGTCAAGGCGCAGATCCATTCCGGTGCGCGCGGCAAGGCTGGCGGTGTCAAGCTCTGCTCGTCCGACCACGAGATCGTCGACGCCGCCGATTCCATGCTGGGCCGGACGCTTGTAACGCACCAGACCGGGCCCCAGGGGAAACTGGTCAGCCGCCTCTATGTCGAAGAGGCGATGGATATCGAGCGCGAGATTTATCTCGGCTTCGTTCTCGACCGCAAATCCGAGCGGATCATGATCGTTGCCTCCTCCTCGGGCGGCATGGAGATCGAGGAGATCGCCGAGGCCGAACCGGACTCGATCATCCGCGCAACCGTCGATCCCGGCGTCGGCATGCAGGACTTCCAGGCCCGTGAGATCGCCTTTGGGCTCGGCATCGACAATGCCCTGATCGGCCGCGCCACGCAGACGCTGCTCGGCTGCTACCGCGCCTTCGTCGATTATGATGCCTCGATGCTCGAGATCAATCCGCTGGTCGTCACGCGCCGCGGCGAGCTCGTGGCGCTCGACGCCAAGATGAGCTTCGACGAGAACGCACTGTTCCGCCGGCCGCATATTTCGGAGATGCGCGACAAGAGCCAGGAGGACCAGCGCGAAACCTATGCGTCCGACCGCGGCCTTTCCTATGTCGGCCTCGATGGCAATATCGGCTGCATTATCAACGGCGCGGGCCTGGCCATGGCGACTATGGACATGATCAAGATCGCCGGCGGCGAGCCTGCGAACTTTCTCGACATCGGCGGCGGCGCCTCGCCGGAACGTGTGGCAAAGAGCTTCCGCGCCGTGCTCCGTGACAAACAAGTCGAAACGATCCTCGTCAATATCTTCGCCGGCATCAACCGTTGCGACTGGGTGGCCGAGGGCGTGATCAAGGCGTTGCGCGAAGTCGGCGTGCCGGTACCGCTGGTCGTGCGTCTTTCCGGCACCAACGAGGAGGAGGGGCGGCGCATTCTCGCCGAGTCCGGCGAAAACATCATTATTGCGGAAACGCTGGCGGAGGCTGCCGACAAGGCTGTTAGTGCCTGGCGTTCATACACTGCGAACAAGGCCGCTTGA
- the sucD gene encoding succinate--CoA ligase subunit alpha, with protein sequence MAILLDKNTRVIVQGFTGKIGSFHAEDMKRYGTNVVGGVTPGKGGQTHLGMPVFNTVKGAMQETGAEASIVFVPPPFAADSIMEAADAGIRLCVCITDGIPSQDMIRVKRYMRRYRFEDRMTLIGPNCAGMITPGEALMGIMPGSIYLPGRIGIVGRSGTLGYEAASQMKALGIGVSTSVGIGGDPINGSSFKDMLELFEKDPNTDAVLMIGEIGGPQEAEAALWARDNMKKPLIAYIAGLSAPKGRRMGHAGAIISAFGESAQEKVEILKGAGVTIVPTPSSFGETVAEVLSAMSKAA encoded by the coding sequence ATGGCCATTCTACTTGACAAGAACACCCGCGTGATCGTGCAGGGCTTTACCGGCAAGATCGGCAGCTTCCACGCCGAGGACATGAAGCGCTACGGCACCAATGTCGTTGGCGGTGTCACCCCCGGCAAGGGCGGGCAGACGCATCTCGGCATGCCGGTCTTCAACACGGTGAAAGGTGCGATGCAGGAAACCGGCGCCGAAGCCTCGATCGTCTTCGTGCCGCCGCCCTTCGCCGCCGACTCGATCATGGAAGCGGCAGATGCCGGCATAAGGCTCTGCGTCTGCATCACCGATGGCATTCCCTCCCAGGACATGATCAGGGTCAAGCGATATATGAGGCGCTACCGCTTCGAGGATCGCATGACCCTGATCGGGCCGAACTGTGCGGGCATGATCACGCCCGGCGAGGCGCTGATGGGGATCATGCCGGGTTCGATCTATCTGCCCGGCAGGATCGGCATCGTCGGCCGCTCCGGTACGCTCGGCTATGAAGCCGCGAGCCAGATGAAGGCGCTCGGTATCGGCGTTTCCACATCGGTGGGTATCGGTGGAGATCCGATCAACGGCTCGTCCTTCAAGGACATGCTCGAACTGTTCGAAAAGGATCCGAATACCGACGCCGTGCTGATGATCGGCGAGATCGGCGGGCCGCAGGAGGCGGAAGCTGCACTCTGGGCACGGGACAATATGAAGAAGCCGCTGATCGCCTATATTGCCGGGCTTTCGGCCCCGAAGGGCCGCCGCATGGGCCATGCCGGTGCGATCATCTCGGCTTTCGGAGAGTCGGCCCAGGAAAAGGTCGAGATCCTGAAGGGTGCAGGCGTTACCATCGTGCCGACGCCTTCGAGCTTCGGCGAAACGGTGGCCGAAGTGCTCTCAGCAATGAGCAAGGCGGCCTAG
- a CDS encoding response regulator transcription factor — MVSGNAPKLIGRVLVAERNPLVIAALRGLFENKPGFLIVDTAQSSAELFQKLTEVEADCLLLSWQLEDADAPDVLTEIGKLGFDPRVVLFADKNDPAVIQETVRLGVNGLCYQFEDPEILFATLTAVIKGRICIPYTMLSKISNTPFQQLTSRETELLGMLSHGWSNTQIASRTGISENTVKYHLKNLYDKLEVRNRAMAVALYARERRRKVG, encoded by the coding sequence ATGGTTTCAGGAAATGCACCTAAGCTTATCGGGCGCGTTTTGGTCGCTGAGCGCAATCCGCTCGTCATTGCAGCGCTTCGCGGACTTTTTGAAAATAAACCGGGGTTCTTGATCGTCGATACCGCACAGAGTTCGGCTGAGCTGTTTCAGAAGCTTACCGAGGTCGAGGCGGATTGCCTGCTTCTCAGTTGGCAACTCGAAGATGCCGACGCCCCCGATGTGCTCACGGAAATTGGCAAGCTCGGTTTCGATCCGCGCGTTGTCCTCTTTGCCGACAAGAACGATCCCGCCGTGATTCAAGAGACGGTTCGGCTGGGCGTCAATGGTCTTTGCTACCAGTTCGAGGACCCGGAAATCCTCTTTGCGACCCTGACCGCCGTCATAAAGGGGCGGATCTGCATTCCCTATACGATGCTCTCAAAAATCTCGAACACGCCCTTCCAGCAGCTCACGTCGCGCGAGACGGAGTTGCTGGGCATGCTGTCGCATGGCTGGTCCAACACCCAGATCGCAAGCCGCACCGGAATTTCCGAAAACACGGTGAAATACCACCTCAAGAATCTCTATGACAAGCTTGAGGTGCGCAATCGGGCCATGGCCGTTGCCCTTTACGCCAGAGAACGCCGCCGCAAGGTTGGCTGA
- a CDS encoding curlin, whose protein sequence is MIRNSFIATALVALIGVATAVPALANDVNIEQYGWSNSAGGAQQGFRNRIRVYQNGGYNRMVGQQYGRHNLSAVGQEGNGNYGATYQNGDRNVAGVGQFGSNHTTILTQDGNGNIAAGVQVGHGCNANVSQGGSGNVAAFVQACP, encoded by the coding sequence ATGATCCGCAATTCTTTCATCGCAACCGCACTCGTCGCTCTCATCGGCGTTGCCACCGCCGTCCCCGCGCTGGCGAACGACGTGAACATCGAACAATATGGCTGGTCCAACTCTGCCGGCGGTGCCCAACAAGGCTTCAGAAACCGGATCCGGGTGTACCAGAATGGCGGTTACAACAGGATGGTGGGCCAGCAATATGGTCGCCACAACCTTTCCGCCGTCGGCCAGGAAGGCAACGGCAACTACGGCGCCACCTATCAGAATGGCGACCGCAATGTTGCCGGCGTAGGCCAGTTCGGTTCCAACCACACCACCATCCTCACACAGGACGGCAACGGCAACATCGCCGCCGGCGTTCAGGTGGGACACGGCTGCAACGCCAATGTCAGCCAGGGCGGTAGCGGCAACGTCGCTGCCTTCGTTCAGGCCTGCCCGTAA
- the csgH gene encoding curli-like amyloid fiber formation chaperone CsgH — protein MPHVINHPRRLMTALTLVLLPAGALAAMVATDQSEGGLRCEIRATPEAGMVTLEALAHTDKHISGNYTFHVESAGGAGGSNIDQSGAFDATPGRTATLGSVSLRSKAGAYDATLDITAGDNTIRCARRIGDAN, from the coding sequence ATGCCACATGTCATCAATCATCCGCGCCGTCTTATGACGGCGCTCACTCTGGTCCTCCTCCCCGCCGGCGCGCTGGCGGCCATGGTCGCGACCGACCAATCCGAAGGGGGCCTGCGCTGCGAGATTCGCGCCACGCCGGAGGCGGGCATGGTCACTTTGGAGGCCCTTGCCCACACTGATAAGCATATCAGCGGCAACTACACTTTCCATGTCGAGAGTGCCGGAGGTGCGGGCGGCTCCAATATCGATCAGAGTGGTGCCTTCGATGCCACTCCAGGACGCACCGCCACACTCGGTTCCGTCTCGCTCCGCTCCAAAGCTGGCGCCTACGACGCCACGCTTGATATCACCGCCGGCGACAACACCATCCGGTGCGCGCGGCGGATCGGCGATGCGAACTGA
- a CDS encoding nucleoside kinase, protein MGVRNYLIEGVSGTGKTSIATELQQRGYHAIHGDRELAYQGDPETGEPLDGSAHEQNILDVAFGHKHHLWDVDRVKSLVADRRHPISFFCGASRNFHHFIDLFDGVFVLDIDLDTLKRRLASRPEDEFGGKPAERDVVVRLHATKEDLPKKATIIDATAPLASVVDDILSKCGAVD, encoded by the coding sequence ATGGGCGTTAGGAATTATTTGATCGAAGGCGTTTCCGGGACTGGCAAGACCTCAATCGCCACCGAACTGCAGCAGCGCGGTTACCACGCCATCCATGGTGACCGCGAGTTGGCTTATCAAGGCGATCCCGAGACGGGTGAGCCGCTGGATGGTTCTGCGCACGAGCAGAACATTCTGGATGTGGCCTTTGGGCACAAGCACCACCTTTGGGATGTCGACAGGGTCAAATCCCTTGTGGCCGATCGACGCCACCCGATCTCCTTCTTCTGCGGCGCCTCAAGGAATTTCCATCACTTTATCGATCTGTTTGACGGAGTTTTCGTTCTCGACATCGATCTGGACACCTTGAAGAGGCGGCTTGCCAGCAGACCTGAAGACGAGTTTGGCGGAAAACCAGCCGAACGAGACGTGGTGGTGCGACTGCATGCAACGAAGGAAGATCTTCCCAAGAAAGCAACGATCATTGACGCCACTGCGCCGCTCGCCTCCGTTGTCGACGATATTCTGTCGAAATGCGGAGCGGTCGATTGA
- a CDS encoding CoA ester lyase, whose protein sequence is MSHTINHLRRLRLQRSELAVPGSNPDMIEKAANSDADYIFLDIEDAVAPPDKERARANIVQALNQIDWRGRGKTISVRINGLDTHYMYRDVVDLMEQAGDRIDTLLVPKVGVPADLYMVEAMINQIEIAKGYKTHVGLEALIETALGMANVEAIASFGGRLEALHFGVADYAASLKARTVNIGGLNPDYPGDQWHFGLSRMTVACRAYGLRAIDGPFGDFSDPDGYRAAARRAAALGIEGKWAIHPSQIALANDIFSPPEKEVERARRIIEALKLAESQGKGAASLDGKMIDAASERMARNVLATHDAIVAGTR, encoded by the coding sequence ATGAGCCACACCATCAACCATCTCCGCCGGCTTCGTCTGCAACGCAGCGAGCTTGCCGTACCGGGTTCCAATCCTGATATGATCGAGAAGGCGGCCAATTCCGACGCAGATTATATCTTCCTCGATATCGAGGATGCCGTGGCGCCGCCGGACAAGGAGCGTGCCCGCGCCAACATCGTTCAGGCGCTGAACCAGATCGACTGGCGCGGCCGCGGCAAGACGATCTCGGTGCGCATCAACGGGCTGGACACCCATTATATGTACCGGGACGTCGTTGACCTGATGGAACAAGCCGGCGACCGGATCGATACGCTGCTCGTTCCGAAGGTCGGCGTCCCCGCCGACCTCTATATGGTCGAAGCCATGATCAACCAGATCGAGATCGCCAAGGGCTACAAGACACACGTCGGCCTTGAGGCGCTGATCGAAACGGCACTCGGCATGGCCAATGTCGAGGCTATCGCTTCCTTCGGCGGCCGGCTGGAAGCGCTGCATTTCGGCGTTGCCGATTATGCTGCGAGCCTCAAGGCCCGCACCGTCAACATTGGCGGGCTCAATCCGGACTATCCCGGCGATCAGTGGCATTTCGGCCTGTCGCGCATGACGGTGGCCTGCCGCGCTTACGGCCTGCGCGCCATCGATGGTCCGTTCGGAGATTTCTCCGACCCCGACGGTTACAGGGCCGCCGCTCGCCGGGCTGCAGCACTCGGCATCGAGGGCAAGTGGGCGATCCACCCCAGCCAGATCGCGCTCGCCAACGACATATTCTCTCCGCCTGAAAAGGAAGTCGAGCGCGCCCGCCGCATCATCGAGGCGCTGAAGCTCGCGGAGAGCCAGGGCAAGGGCGCGGCGTCGCTCGACGGCAAGATGATCGATGCTGCCTCAGAGCGCATGGCCCGCAACGTGCTTGCCACCCATGACGCCATTGTGGCCGGAACCAGATAA
- a CDS encoding DUF3302 domain-containing protein: MFLDYFALGVLIFVVVTLFYAVIAIHDIPHLIAKARNHPHQDAIHVAGWVSLFTLHAIWPFLFIWATLYREDRGWGIQPDGKLSREAETNEAETNAEIARLHARIAELEALPLEKEKV, from the coding sequence GTGTTTCTCGACTATTTTGCACTTGGGGTCCTGATTTTCGTAGTGGTCACTCTGTTCTATGCGGTGATAGCGATTCATGACATCCCCCACCTGATTGCCAAGGCTCGCAATCATCCTCATCAGGATGCGATCCACGTTGCCGGATGGGTGAGCCTGTTCACCCTGCACGCCATCTGGCCGTTTCTGTTCATCTGGGCAACGCTTTACCGGGAGGACCGCGGCTGGGGAATCCAGCCCGACGGCAAGCTTTCGCGCGAAGCGGAGACAAATGAAGCGGAGACAAATGCTGAAATCGCGCGTCTTCACGCCCGGATTGCCGAGCTCGAAGCGCTCCCGCTGGAGAAGGAGAAAGTCTGA
- a CDS encoding aminotransferase class V-fold PLP-dependent enzyme has translation MAGFNHLFIPGPTNIPEQVRQAMNLPMEDMRAPRYPELTLPLFADVKKVFKNYNGRVFIYPSSGTGAWEAAMTNVLSPGDKVLMSRFGQFSHLWVDMAERFGFDVDCFDMEWGTGAPVELYAERLAADKAHKIKAVFVTHNETATGVTSDVAAVRAALDACSHPALLFVDGVSSIGSIDFRQDEWGVDCAVSGSQKGFMLPAGLGFLSVSQKALEAAKTARHMRCYFSFEDMIKTNDTGYFPYTPPTQLLHGLRAALDLIFEEGLENIFARHHHLANGVRAAVSAWGLKLCATEPKWHSDTVSAIRLPDGIDGVEVIKHAYRTYNTSLGSGLSKVAGKVFRIGHLGSLDEVMVLGALGAAELTLLDCGVKIEAGSGVAAAINQFRSAAAIAAAKAA, from the coding sequence ATGGCAGGCTTCAATCATCTCTTCATTCCCGGCCCCACCAATATTCCCGAACAAGTTCGCCAGGCAATGAACCTGCCGATGGAAGATATGCGCGCGCCGCGCTATCCGGAATTGACGCTGCCGCTCTTCGCCGATGTGAAGAAGGTGTTCAAGAACTACAATGGCCGCGTGTTCATCTATCCGTCTTCGGGCACCGGGGCTTGGGAAGCGGCGATGACGAACGTGCTTTCACCGGGCGACAAGGTGCTGATGAGCCGCTTCGGCCAGTTCTCTCATCTCTGGGTCGACATGGCCGAGCGCTTCGGCTTCGACGTCGATTGTTTCGACATGGAATGGGGTACGGGCGCGCCGGTCGAGCTTTATGCCGAACGTCTCGCCGCCGACAAGGCGCACAAGATCAAGGCCGTGTTCGTAACGCATAACGAAACGGCGACCGGTGTGACGTCCGATGTCGCAGCCGTCCGTGCGGCGCTCGATGCCTGCAGCCACCCGGCGCTGCTTTTCGTCGATGGCGTCTCCTCGATCGGTTCGATCGATTTCCGCCAGGACGAATGGGGCGTCGATTGCGCCGTTTCAGGATCGCAGAAGGGCTTCATGCTGCCCGCTGGCCTGGGCTTCCTCTCGGTCAGCCAGAAGGCGCTGGAGGCTGCCAAGACTGCACGCCATATGCGCTGTTATTTCTCCTTCGAGGACATGATCAAGACCAACGACACCGGCTATTTCCCCTACACGCCGCCGACGCAGTTGCTGCACGGTTTGCGCGCCGCGCTGGATCTGATCTTCGAGGAAGGCCTGGAAAACATCTTCGCGCGCCATCATCATCTTGCGAATGGTGTCCGTGCTGCGGTTTCCGCTTGGGGGCTCAAGCTCTGCGCGACCGAGCCGAAATGGCATTCCGACACAGTATCGGCGATCCGCCTGCCCGACGGCATCGATGGCGTCGAGGTGATCAAACACGCTTACCGCACCTACAACACCTCGCTCGGCAGTGGCCTCAGCAAGGTGGCCGGCAAGGTTTTCCGCATCGGCCATCTCGGCTCGCTCGACGAAGTGATGGTGCTCGGCGCACTCGGCGCCGCCGAACTGACGCTGCTGGACTGCGGCGTAAAGATCGAAGCCGGCTCAGGCGTGGCGGCGGCGATCAACCAGTTCCGTTCCGCCGCCGCAATCGCTGCCGCCAAGGCAGCCTGA
- a CDS encoding IS630 family transposase (programmed frameshift), which translates to MARPFSDDLRDRVVGAVMHEGFSCRAAAKHFGVGISTAIDWVRRFRETGSAAPGQMGGHKRRAISGEHRDWLIARCRGSAFTLRGLVHELEARGLKVDYRSVWIFVHDEGLSYKKKTLVAFERKRADVVARRARWLKHRHRIDPARLVFIDETWTKTNMAPLRGWAPRGERLLGEAPFGHWNTMTFLAALRIDRVSAPFILDGPINGDRFRIYVEQVLVPELNPGDIVVMDNLGSHKAKVIRTAIRKAGAHLFFLPQYSPDLNPIEQLFAKVKHRLRKAQARTRQAIYDVLGDILRTIAPQECSNYFINAGYDRA; encoded by the exons ATGGCGCGACCTTTTTCGGATGATCTTCGAGACCGTGTTGTTGGTGCTGTGATGCACGAAGGGTTTTCGTGCCGGGCAGCGGCCAAACACTTCGGCGTCGGCATCAGTACCGCCATCGACTGGGTGCGACGCTTCCGCGAGACGGGCAGCGCAGCCCCCGGCCAGATGGGTGGGCACAAGCGACGGGCGATTTCGGGTGAGCATCGGGACTGGCTGATCGCACGTTGTCGCGGCAGCGCCTTTACGTTGCGTGGCTTGGTCCACGAGCTGGAGGCGCGCGGTCTGAAAGTGGACTATCGCTCCGTCTGGATCTTCGTGCATGACGAAGGGTTGAGTTATA AAAAAAAGACGCTGGTCGCCTTCGAACGCAAACGGGCCGATGTCGTCGCGCGACGAGCTCGCTGGCTGAAGCATCGCCATCGCATCGATCCTGCCCGCCTGGTTTTCATCGACGAAACTTGGACAAAGACGAATATGGCGCCGCTCAGGGGCTGGGCGCCGCGCGGCGAACGACTACTCGGTGAGGCTCCCTTCGGTCACTGGAACACCATGACCTTCCTCGCCGCCTTGCGCATCGACCGCGTCAGTGCGCCCTTCATCCTCGACGGTCCGATCAATGGTGACCGCTTCCGCATCTATGTCGAACAGGTGTTGGTGCCGGAGCTCAACCCCGGCGACATTGTTGTGATGGATAATCTCGGTTCTCACAAAGCCAAGGTGATCCGCACCGCCATCCGCAAAGCTGGCGCCCACTTGTTCTTTCTGCCGCAATATTCTCCCGACCTCAATCCGATCGAACAGCTCTTCGCAAAGGTCAAACATCGGTTGCGAAAAGCCCAGGCTAGGACCCGTCAGGCCATCTACGACGTACTTGGAGACATCCTCCGCACCATTGCGCCACAAGAATGCTCAAACTACTTCATAAATGCTGGCTATGACCGGGCTTAA
- a CDS encoding HlyD family secretion protein, whose translation MDLLLILTYAAICWTIFKIFRIPVNQWTLATAVLGGIFLISGLLLIMSYNHPYSGDGRVYFTSAPVIPVVGGQVVEVPVTPNKPLKKGDVLFRIDPRPYQFVVDQKKAALAEAEQTVLQLKAALDAANAAVTGAEASRDRSLQAFTKFQQANENAKSSGRGAVYSELEVENRRGLYLTAEATADTARAQATQARLAYESEINGTNPTVARLKAELGNAEYELDQTTVRAPSDGYVTQVFLRPGMMANPLPLRPVMVFINSEDRMLAAAFIQNSLQRVRVGDDAEVAFKAVPGKIFKARVQEVIDVMAQGQLQPGGALIDPQAPERAAPGQTLARIQLLEDTDKYQLPGGVVAEVAVYTEHWHHVAILRKVLLRMSSWMNYVFLEH comes from the coding sequence ATGGATCTGCTCCTGATACTCACCTATGCCGCGATCTGCTGGACAATCTTCAAGATATTCCGGATCCCGGTAAACCAATGGACACTCGCGACGGCCGTTCTGGGCGGAATCTTCCTGATCTCCGGCCTGCTGCTCATCATGAGCTACAACCATCCTTATTCCGGAGACGGACGCGTCTATTTCACCTCGGCACCTGTCATCCCGGTCGTCGGAGGCCAGGTCGTGGAAGTGCCTGTCACGCCAAACAAGCCGCTGAAGAAGGGCGACGTGCTCTTCCGCATTGATCCGCGACCTTATCAATTTGTCGTCGATCAGAAGAAGGCAGCTCTGGCCGAGGCCGAGCAGACGGTTCTTCAATTGAAGGCTGCGCTCGATGCTGCTAATGCCGCGGTCACCGGAGCTGAGGCATCACGCGACCGCTCCCTGCAGGCATTCACGAAATTCCAGCAGGCAAACGAGAATGCAAAATCCAGCGGTAGGGGCGCTGTTTATTCCGAGCTCGAGGTCGAAAATAGGCGCGGGCTCTATCTGACCGCAGAAGCGACCGCCGATACGGCACGTGCTCAAGCAACTCAGGCGAGGCTGGCCTATGAATCCGAAATCAACGGCACGAATCCAACCGTCGCCCGATTGAAGGCGGAGCTGGGTAATGCCGAATACGAACTTGACCAGACGACGGTTCGCGCCCCAAGCGACGGCTATGTGACCCAGGTCTTTCTCCGTCCGGGGATGATGGCCAATCCCTTGCCGCTGCGCCCCGTCATGGTGTTCATCAACAGCGAGGACCGTATGCTGGCGGCAGCGTTCATTCAGAACTCACTGCAACGCGTACGCGTTGGCGATGATGCGGAGGTCGCTTTCAAAGCGGTGCCCGGCAAAATATTCAAAGCGCGCGTCCAAGAGGTCATCGATGTGATGGCCCAAGGCCAGCTTCAGCCGGGAGGAGCGCTGATAGACCCGCAGGCGCCCGAGCGCGCCGCTCCAGGACAGACATTGGCCCGTATCCAATTGCTTGAGGATACCGACAAATATCAGTTGCCGGGAGGTGTTGTCGCGGAGGTTGCAGTCTATACCGAGCACTGGCATCACGTCGCCATCCTCCGAAAGGTCCTTTTGCGCATGAGCAGTTGGATGAACTACGTCTTCTTGGAGCACTAG
- a CDS encoding curlin: MTRRMFKIITAALLAGSIGQAAMSVPAYAGGRVSVSFAPANAEDAGIFATGLRFYSLYRGLRDGDIRQSGHGNVAGLAQNGRGNLGIIQQRGNGHSATLRQNGDDNTYGVFQYGKATRTDVVQDGDGMSGATFSYGW, from the coding sequence ATGACCCGCAGAATGTTCAAGATCATTACCGCCGCTCTTCTTGCCGGCAGCATCGGCCAGGCGGCTATGTCGGTACCGGCCTACGCAGGCGGCCGGGTCTCGGTAAGCTTCGCTCCGGCCAATGCCGAAGATGCTGGTATCTTTGCGACCGGTCTCCGTTTTTACTCGCTATATCGCGGCCTGCGCGATGGCGATATCCGGCAGTCCGGCCACGGCAATGTTGCCGGCTTGGCTCAGAACGGCCGCGGCAATCTCGGCATTATCCAGCAGCGGGGCAACGGTCACTCAGCCACGTTGCGGCAGAACGGCGACGACAATACCTACGGCGTTTTCCAATATGGGAAAGCGACCCGCACCGATGTAGTGCAGGACGGTGATGGAATGAGCGGCGCTACCTTCAGCTATGGTTGGTAG